In the Nomascus leucogenys isolate Asia chromosome 5, Asia_NLE_v1, whole genome shotgun sequence genome, one interval contains:
- the LOC100587339 gene encoding histone H2B type 3-B, with product MPDPSKSAPAPKKGSKKAVTKAQKKDGKKRKRGRKESYSIYVYKVLKQVHPDTGISSKAMGIMNSFVNDIFERIASEASRLAHYNKRSTITSREVQTAVRLLLPGELAKHAVSEGTKAVTKYTSSK from the coding sequence ATGCCAGACCCGTCCAAATCGGCTCCTGCGCCCAAGAAGGGTTCTAAAAAGGCTGTCACCAAGGCACAGAAGAAAGACGGCAAGAAGCGCAAGCGCGGCCGCAAGGAGAGCTATTCTATCTACGTGTACAAGGTGCTGAAGCAGGTGCACCCCGACACCGGCATCTCGTCCAAGGCCATGGGCATCATGAACTCCTTCGTCAATGACATCTTCGAGCGCATCGCCAGCGAGGCCTCCCGCCTGGCGCACTACAACAAGCGCTCCACCATCACGTCCCGCGAAGTGCAGACGGCCGTGCGCCTGCTGCTGCCCGGCGAGCTGGCCAAGCACGCCGTGTCCGAGGGCACCAAGGCTGTCACCAAGTACACCAGCTCCAAGTGA
- the LOC100586992 gene encoding histone H2A type 3 produces the protein MSGRGKQGGKARAKAKSRSSRAGLQFPVGRVHRLLRKGNYSERVGAGAPVYLAAVLEYLTAEILELAGNAARDNKKTRIIPRHLQLAIRNDEELNKLLGRVTIAQGGVLPNIQAVLLPKKTESHHKAKGK, from the coding sequence ATGTCGGGTCGTGGTAAGCAGGGCGGCAAGGCGCGCGCCAAGGCCAAGTCGCGCTCGTCGCGCGCGGGGCTGCAGTTCCCCGTGGGCCGCGTGCACCGGTTGCTCCGCAAGGGCAACTATTCGGAGCGCGTGGGCGCCGGCGCCCCGGTCTATCTGGCCGCGGTGCTGGAGTACCTGACTGCCGAGATCCTGGAGCTTGCCGGCAACGCGGCGCGCGACAACAAGAAGACGCGCATCATCCCGCGCCACCTGCAGCTGGCCATCCGCAACGACGAGGAGCTCAACAAGCTGCTGGGCCGCGTGACCATCGCGCAGGGCGGCGTCCTGCCCAACATCCAGGCCGTGCTGCTGCCCAAGAAGACAGAGAGCCACCACAAGGCCAAGGGCAAGTGA